A region from the Myxococcaceae bacterium JPH2 genome encodes:
- a CDS encoding beta-lactamase family protein, giving the protein MKSHRHRARGMAFLLAGLLSAPAAFVTACSDSPPPAPSRPDYDSLKALLRPRITEAMAEQQIRGLSLALVDGNEVVWAEGFGVADEAAGTPATADTVYEVGSVAKVFTATAVFQQGERGTMDLDAPIARSVPGFALQPRFPNARPITLRHLMTHRAGIPQLLAGYYAEAPLSPAARVEALRHESPAYPPGTVSAYSNLGFVVVGRAVEVATGEAFSDALRHTVLAPLGMTSSSFRLEPDLVPRLAKGYGVTPASELPPTWLESEAPAGSLRSTVMDQTRFLRMLLAGGTLDGATILRPDSIAAQWSPQAADTPLDLDLRIGLPWTLVELPLTNGKSVRWVDHSGSTFHFQSDLALLPDEGLGVVVLSNTENAGPLVEALARQVLVLALKAKRGVTVQEPPAEPQVQPISRPDTELRALEGLYATGNGPMAVHFDSGKLTTRLADADVELVPHEQGYFRARTGDSSLWLSFQRIDGHDVMIVHGVPFGRLLWGERIEPTAIHPAWHARLGRFGIPPGAKHEAIEQVVLREEQGLLFAELSGPALGDSSLVGVLRTEDNAHAVAVGLGRGMNEVVRVQQEPGGEALYVKGIRLPRRPDVP; this is encoded by the coding sequence ATGAAGTCGCACCGCCACCGCGCTCGCGGAATGGCCTTTCTCCTCGCAGGACTGCTGTCTGCGCCGGCCGCCTTCGTCACCGCATGCAGTGACTCACCTCCGCCCGCGCCATCGCGCCCGGACTACGACTCGCTGAAAGCGCTGCTGCGGCCGCGAATCACCGAGGCCATGGCCGAGCAACAGATTCGCGGACTCAGCCTCGCCTTGGTGGACGGAAACGAAGTCGTCTGGGCCGAGGGCTTCGGCGTCGCCGATGAGGCCGCGGGGACGCCCGCCACCGCTGACACCGTGTACGAGGTCGGCTCGGTGGCGAAGGTGTTCACCGCGACCGCCGTCTTCCAACAAGGGGAGCGAGGCACGATGGACCTCGATGCGCCCATCGCGCGAAGCGTCCCGGGCTTCGCGCTGCAGCCGCGCTTTCCGAACGCGAGGCCCATCACCCTGCGCCACCTGATGACCCACCGGGCAGGCATTCCCCAACTGCTCGCGGGCTACTACGCCGAGGCCCCCCTCTCCCCCGCCGCCCGCGTCGAGGCACTCCGCCACGAGTCTCCGGCCTACCCTCCGGGCACCGTCTCCGCGTACTCCAACCTGGGCTTCGTCGTGGTCGGCCGGGCGGTGGAAGTGGCCACGGGCGAAGCGTTCAGCGACGCCTTGCGCCACACCGTCCTCGCCCCGCTGGGCATGACGAGTTCGTCATTCCGCTTGGAGCCGGACCTCGTGCCGAGGCTCGCCAAGGGCTACGGCGTCACGCCCGCCTCCGAGCTGCCACCCACGTGGCTGGAGAGCGAAGCCCCCGCGGGCAGCCTGCGCAGCACGGTGATGGACCAGACGCGCTTCCTGCGCATGCTCCTCGCGGGAGGGACGCTCGACGGCGCGACGATTCTCCGGCCGGACTCCATCGCCGCCCAGTGGAGTCCCCAGGCCGCGGATACGCCACTGGATCTCGACCTGCGCATCGGGCTGCCGTGGACGCTGGTGGAGCTGCCGCTGACCAACGGGAAGTCCGTGCGCTGGGTGGACCACTCCGGCAGCACCTTCCACTTTCAATCCGACCTCGCGCTGCTGCCCGACGAGGGGCTCGGCGTGGTGGTGCTGTCCAACACGGAGAACGCAGGGCCGCTGGTCGAGGCACTCGCGAGACAGGTGCTGGTGCTCGCGCTGAAGGCCAAGCGCGGGGTGACCGTCCAGGAGCCGCCCGCCGAGCCCCAGGTCCAACCCATCTCAAGGCCAGACACGGAACTCCGAGCCCTCGAAGGTCTCTATGCGACGGGGAATGGCCCCATGGCCGTGCACTTCGACAGCGGCAAGCTCACCACGCGGTTGGCAGACGCGGACGTGGAGCTGGTTCCGCACGAGCAAGGCTACTTCCGCGCCCGAACCGGAGACTCGTCCCTCTGGCTGTCCTTCCAGCGCATCGACGGGCATGACGTGATGATCGTCCACGGCGTCCCCTTTGGTCGGCTGCTCTGGGGCGAGCGCATCGAGCCCACGGCGATTCATCCTGCGTGGCACGCACGCCTGGGTCGCTTCGGCATCCCGCCCGGCGCGAAGCACGAGGCCATCGAGCAGGTGGTGCTGCGTGAGGAGCAAGGCCTCCTGTTCGCGGAACTCTCCGGGCCCGCGCTCGGTGACTCGAGCCTCGTCGGAGTGCTCCGCACGGAGGACAATGCGCATGCCGTGGCGGTGGGACTCGGACGCGGCATGAACGAAGTCGTGCGCGTCCAGCAAGAACCTGGGGGAGAGGCCCTGTACGTCAAGGGCATCCGATTGCCCCGGAGGCCAGACGTGCCTTGA
- a CDS encoding HAMP domain-containing protein, producing MNTLTAATLQPLRGMFARVYAGVFAASLLAFLLMTVSASTRLTSAEPPDAHLAAQSRESAAEVERLTEGLRWLMEEQLRARPEQDRAALLHAWQPHFRYPLSLRSLDEVLALPLPALTREQLSTGRAAAWYRAQGALGDTVEVFQPLRDSRQVLVQTLHIGPPPDKVVLFLMPEIATLLLVLGVAVLALTVPLYRHVRRLASTAADLGAGNLRARAETRLPEPLGHLARTFNGMAERLQRMTEEQQATLQAISHELRTPIARLRFAIELARDTEEPASLHTRLGDMDRDIDELDALVAELLTFTRLHSEAPPLERERMDLTDLVHDVITSLAPLTPHLRIHPAPLGPMSCVGCPRYLRRALSNLVRNAQRHAHKEIRVEWALRDDHCLLHVDDDGPGIPLPDRERVFLPFTRLDDSRQRKTGGHGLGLAIVHRVMQAHQGRAQASRAPLGGARITLSWPRHSVTSADNR from the coding sequence ATGAACACGCTCACCGCCGCCACACTCCAGCCCCTGCGCGGCATGTTCGCGCGCGTCTACGCGGGCGTCTTCGCCGCCAGCCTCCTCGCGTTCCTCTTGATGACGGTCTCGGCGTCGACGCGACTCACCAGCGCGGAGCCGCCGGATGCCCACCTCGCCGCGCAATCCCGAGAGAGCGCCGCCGAGGTGGAGCGACTCACCGAAGGGCTGCGCTGGCTCATGGAGGAACAGCTCCGCGCGCGCCCCGAGCAGGACCGGGCCGCCCTGCTGCACGCATGGCAGCCGCACTTCCGCTATCCGCTCTCGCTCCGCTCACTGGACGAGGTCCTCGCCCTTCCCCTCCCCGCGCTCACTCGCGAGCAACTGAGCACGGGAAGGGCCGCCGCCTGGTACCGCGCCCAGGGCGCGCTCGGGGACACCGTGGAGGTGTTCCAGCCCCTGCGCGACTCGCGTCAGGTCCTCGTGCAGACGCTGCACATCGGGCCACCGCCGGACAAGGTGGTCCTCTTCCTCATGCCGGAGATCGCCACCCTGCTGCTCGTGCTGGGCGTGGCGGTGCTCGCGCTGACCGTTCCTCTCTACCGACACGTTCGGCGACTGGCCTCCACCGCCGCGGACCTGGGCGCGGGGAACCTCCGGGCCCGAGCGGAGACCCGACTCCCCGAGCCCTTGGGTCATCTGGCGCGGACCTTCAATGGCATGGCGGAGCGGCTCCAGCGCATGACCGAGGAACAACAGGCGACCCTGCAAGCCATCTCGCATGAGCTGAGGACCCCCATCGCCCGGCTGCGCTTCGCCATCGAGCTGGCCCGAGACACCGAGGAGCCCGCGTCGCTCCACACGCGCCTGGGGGACATGGATCGCGACATCGACGAACTCGATGCACTGGTCGCTGAGCTGCTCACCTTCACGCGCCTGCACTCCGAGGCCCCGCCATTGGAACGAGAGCGGATGGACCTGACGGACCTCGTCCATGACGTCATCACTTCGCTCGCGCCGTTGACGCCCCACCTGCGGATCCATCCCGCGCCGCTCGGGCCCATGTCCTGCGTGGGGTGCCCGCGCTATCTGCGCCGCGCGCTGAGCAACCTCGTCCGCAATGCCCAGCGCCACGCGCACAAGGAGATCCGCGTGGAGTGGGCGCTGCGGGACGACCACTGCCTGCTGCACGTCGACGACGACGGACCCGGGATTCCGCTCCCCGACCGTGAGCGGGTCTTCCTCCCCTTCACGCGCTTGGACGACAGCCGGCAGCGCAAGACAGGAGGCCATGGGCTGGGACTGGCCATCGTCCACCGCGTCATGCAAGCGCACCAGGGGCGCGCTCAGGCGTCTCGTGCGCCCCTGGGTGGCGCCCGGATCACCCTGTCATGGCCGCGGCATTCGGTGACGAGCGCTGACAATCGGTGA
- a CDS encoding response regulator transcription factor, producing the protein MEPHPHLLLVEDDERLAGLIQTFLRGHGFEVRWMADGPSALRALAEAPPACIILDVLLPGLDGLEVCRRAREHFTGFILMLTAQDEDIQEVVALDLGADDYLTKPVRPQVLLSRLRALLRRAARGVPEAASRHVLADATSERASGALRINGVLRTVTRAGASVELTDAEFDLLWMLARRAPDVLSRDDLLAELRGIEHDGLDRSIDMRISKLRRKLGDDVPPHRLIRTVRGRGYFLAPE; encoded by the coding sequence ATGGAGCCCCATCCCCATCTGCTGCTGGTCGAGGACGATGAACGTCTCGCGGGGTTGATCCAGACCTTCCTCCGAGGCCACGGCTTCGAGGTCCGCTGGATGGCCGATGGACCGAGCGCCCTGCGCGCGCTCGCGGAAGCGCCACCCGCGTGCATCATCCTCGATGTGCTCCTGCCCGGACTGGATGGGCTCGAGGTGTGTCGGCGAGCCCGCGAGCACTTCACGGGCTTCATCTTGATGCTCACCGCGCAGGACGAGGACATCCAGGAGGTGGTCGCCTTGGACCTGGGCGCCGATGACTACCTCACCAAGCCCGTGCGTCCCCAGGTGCTGCTGTCTCGGCTGCGAGCCCTGCTCCGGCGCGCCGCGCGGGGAGTCCCCGAGGCAGCCTCCCGTCACGTGCTCGCCGATGCGACCTCGGAGCGCGCATCGGGGGCCCTGCGGATCAACGGCGTGCTGCGCACGGTGACGCGCGCCGGTGCCTCCGTGGAGCTGACCGACGCGGAGTTCGACCTGCTGTGGATGCTCGCGCGCCGCGCGCCCGATGTCCTCTCGCGCGATGACCTCCTCGCCGAGCTTCGAGGCATCGAGCATGACGGGCTCGACCGCTCCATCGACATGCGCATCTCCAAGCTGCGCCGGAAGCTCGGCGACGACGTGCCTCCCCACCGACTCATCCGGACTGTGCGCGGGCGGGGCTACTTCCTCGCTCCGGAGTAG
- a CDS encoding SDR family oxidoreductase translates to MRVLVIGASQGTGALAVKEALARGHDVTAFARSPQKLELEHPRLTRVAGDFHQKDSVNAVVKGHDAVIVTASSTSLKGFKENPHYFSQGTALTIDAMKTHGVRRLVVLSAIGTGESQKLLNVVMRTLLVSFILKLPFQDHVRQEQLVRDSGLDWVIVRPGRLTGGPALKRYVKKTAIEPVPGSISRADLADFLVEAAEVGTWGGHAVQVGG, encoded by the coding sequence ATGCGAGTCCTGGTCATCGGTGCGTCGCAGGGAACGGGCGCGTTGGCAGTGAAAGAGGCGCTGGCGCGAGGGCATGACGTCACGGCATTCGCCCGCAGTCCCCAGAAGCTGGAGCTGGAGCACCCGAGGCTCACCCGCGTGGCGGGGGACTTCCACCAGAAGGACTCCGTCAACGCGGTGGTGAAGGGCCACGACGCGGTCATCGTCACGGCGTCCTCCACGTCGCTCAAGGGCTTCAAGGAGAACCCTCACTACTTCTCCCAGGGCACGGCCCTCACCATCGACGCCATGAAGACACACGGCGTCCGGCGCCTCGTGGTGCTCAGCGCCATTGGCACCGGTGAGAGTCAAAAGCTGCTCAACGTCGTCATGCGCACGCTGCTCGTCTCCTTCATCCTCAAGCTTCCCTTCCAGGACCATGTGCGCCAGGAGCAGCTCGTGCGCGACAGCGGTTTGGATTGGGTCATCGTGCGGCCGGGCCGGCTCACCGGAGGTCCCGCGCTCAAGCGCTACGTGAAGAAGACGGCCATCGAGCCCGTGCCCGGCTCCATCTCTCGCGCCGACCTGGCGGACTTCCTCGTGGAGGCCGCGGAAGTGGGCACCTGGGGCGGGCACGCGGTGCAGGTGGGTGGCTGA
- a CDS encoding TetR/AcrR family transcriptional regulator, whose protein sequence is MSAKAEQKERTHRDILASAGRLLRSRGISGTSVGEVMRGAGLTVGGFYAHFDSKEHLVREAFRATFRGMWAQAVAATEGAGDRAAHLLGRYLSRAHRDHPEQGCPLPAVVGELSTGDTEFVGTLEEELRAYAEALAPLHESSPEAPRGQRALAMIALMYGGLSLARAVQGTALSDDILKACRAYGRAATRGFSLPSTER, encoded by the coding sequence ATGAGCGCGAAGGCGGAGCAGAAGGAGCGGACCCATCGGGACATCCTCGCGTCGGCGGGGCGCCTGCTGCGCTCTCGCGGCATTTCGGGCACGAGCGTGGGCGAGGTGATGAGGGGCGCGGGCCTCACGGTCGGCGGCTTCTATGCGCACTTCGACTCGAAGGAGCACCTGGTGCGCGAGGCCTTCCGCGCCACGTTCCGGGGCATGTGGGCGCAGGCCGTGGCGGCGACGGAGGGCGCGGGCGATCGCGCCGCGCATCTGCTCGGGCGGTATCTGTCCCGCGCGCACCGTGACCACCCGGAGCAGGGTTGTCCGCTGCCCGCCGTGGTGGGCGAGTTGAGCACGGGCGACACGGAGTTCGTGGGCACGTTGGAGGAGGAGCTGCGCGCGTATGCGGAGGCGCTCGCGCCCTTGCACGAGTCCAGTCCCGAGGCGCCTCGGGGGCAGCGTGCGCTGGCGATGATCGCGCTCATGTACGGCGGGCTGAGCCTGGCGCGCGCCGTCCAGGGCACCGCGCTGTCGGATGACATCCTGAAGGCCTGCCGCGCCTATGGCCGGGCCGCCACGAGAGGCTTCTCGCTCCCGAGCACGGAGCGCTGA
- a CDS encoding acetyl-CoA C-acetyltransferase, producing the protein MGHAYIIDAIRTPRGRGKQGKGALSDVHPQELVAQLLVAAAKRQGWRPEDVDDLVLGCVSQVGDQGANLARNAVLSAGWPQEVTGTTLNRFCGSGLQAVNFGAMGVMSGAQQLVVAGGVESMSRVPMGSDGGGQDGGNAHLRARHFQVPQGISADLIATLEGFRREDIDAIALRSQQRAEVAIAEGRFARSLVPIVHPETGRVLLSSDETPRAGTTEQALARLEPSFVALGASEAGAAGETLDALALARYPQAGSIRHMHTAGNSSGLADGAGLVVLASEDHVRAHGLKPRARIRAMATVGSEPVIMLTAPAAASRKALRMAGMDVRDIDLWEINEAFAAVVLQTQNALGLPSERVNVNGGAIALGHPLGATGAILLGTVLDELERRGLSTGLVTLCISGGQGIATIIERL; encoded by the coding sequence ATGGGTCACGCATACATCATTGACGCCATTCGTACGCCCCGAGGTCGGGGCAAGCAGGGCAAGGGCGCGCTGTCGGACGTCCATCCTCAAGAGCTGGTGGCCCAGCTCCTGGTCGCGGCGGCGAAGCGGCAGGGGTGGCGGCCCGAGGACGTGGACGACCTGGTTCTCGGCTGCGTGTCACAGGTGGGAGACCAGGGCGCGAACCTCGCGCGCAACGCGGTGCTGTCCGCCGGGTGGCCGCAGGAGGTGACGGGCACCACGCTCAATCGCTTCTGCGGCTCGGGGCTCCAGGCGGTGAACTTCGGCGCCATGGGCGTGATGTCGGGCGCCCAGCAGCTCGTGGTCGCCGGCGGGGTGGAGAGCATGTCCCGCGTCCCCATGGGCTCGGACGGAGGCGGTCAGGACGGGGGGAATGCCCACCTGCGCGCGCGGCACTTCCAGGTTCCCCAGGGCATCAGCGCGGACCTCATCGCCACGCTCGAGGGCTTCCGCCGCGAGGACATCGACGCCATCGCGCTGCGCTCACAGCAGCGGGCGGAGGTCGCCATCGCGGAGGGTCGCTTTGCTCGGAGCCTCGTGCCGATCGTGCACCCGGAGACCGGCCGCGTGCTGCTCTCCTCGGATGAGACGCCTCGCGCGGGGACGACGGAGCAGGCGCTCGCTCGGTTGGAGCCCTCGTTCGTGGCGCTGGGCGCCTCGGAGGCGGGCGCGGCGGGCGAGACGTTGGATGCGCTGGCCCTGGCGCGCTATCCCCAGGCCGGCTCCATCCGGCACATGCACACGGCGGGTAACTCCAGCGGGCTCGCGGATGGCGCGGGCCTGGTGGTCCTCGCCTCCGAGGACCATGTCCGTGCGCACGGGCTCAAGCCCCGCGCCCGCATCCGCGCCATGGCCACGGTGGGCAGCGAGCCCGTCATCATGCTGACGGCGCCCGCGGCCGCGTCCCGGAAGGCGCTGCGCATGGCGGGGATGGACGTGCGGGACATCGACCTGTGGGAGATCAACGAGGCCTTCGCGGCCGTCGTCCTCCAGACGCAGAACGCGCTGGGGCTGCCCTCCGAGCGGGTCAACGTCAATGGCGGTGCCATCGCGCTGGGCCACCCGCTCGGGGCGACGGGGGCCATCCTGCTCGGGACGGTGCTGGACGAGTTGGAGCGCAGGGGCCTGTCCACCGGGCTGGTCACCCTGTGCATCAGCGGTGGGCAGGGCATCGCCACCATCATCGAGCGGCTCTGA
- a CDS encoding OPT/YSL family transporter, which translates to MTQPSPSPSQPHASSAAPSTPPAAGDAAQDPERYWLEHVYRGGARQLTVRAVIAGMLIGAVMCLSNLYVILKTGWSLGVTITACILAFVVFGTLRELRVLRAEFTDLENNAMGSVASAAGYMTGGGNMHAVPALLMLTGTLPSSGWLVLWFVVVSALGVFAAIPIKRQLINIEALPFPTGTATAETIRTLHGHDAEAKRKARLLTLAGVVGAVLVTLREARFRWLRNIPDKVSLPFEILGRKASDWSLSFDFSLLLIGAGALVSFKTGWSMLLGAILTYGFLAPEMVLQGAIPAVTFKAINSWALWTGSALLVSSGVLSFAFQWRSVARSFSALTGLLRRKGSASAVVDPLADVECPPSWFPLGFLVLGPIAVVLMAYLFQIPWWAGVLALPLSVVMGIIASRVTGETDTTPTKALGPVTQLMFGALAPGNIAANVMSANATGGVGLHAADLLTDLKSGWLLGANPRQQFFAQLFGVVAGAAVVVPAFHLLIPTADVLGTEQFPAPAAMVWASVSKLLATGVSALHPTARIGALCGSALGISLVLLERWAPATLKPYIPSASGFGLAIVLPGSSSIAFFTGAAIAEVLRRTRPKLAEATLLPVSAGVIAGESLLGIALAMAKALGVMPK; encoded by the coding sequence ATGACTCAGCCTTCCCCGTCGCCGAGCCAGCCTCACGCCTCATCCGCCGCACCGTCCACGCCGCCAGCCGCTGGGGATGCGGCGCAGGATCCGGAGCGCTACTGGCTGGAGCACGTGTACCGCGGCGGCGCGCGTCAGCTCACCGTGCGGGCGGTCATCGCGGGCATGTTGATTGGCGCGGTGATGTGCCTGTCCAACCTCTACGTCATCCTCAAGACGGGCTGGAGCCTGGGCGTCACCATCACCGCGTGCATCCTCGCCTTCGTGGTGTTCGGGACGCTGCGCGAGCTGCGGGTGCTGCGCGCCGAGTTCACCGACCTGGAGAACAACGCCATGGGCTCGGTGGCCTCGGCCGCGGGCTACATGACGGGCGGCGGCAACATGCACGCGGTCCCCGCGCTGCTCATGCTCACGGGCACGCTGCCGTCCTCAGGATGGCTGGTGCTCTGGTTCGTCGTCGTCTCCGCGCTCGGCGTCTTCGCGGCCATCCCCATCAAGCGTCAGCTCATCAACATCGAGGCCCTGCCGTTCCCCACGGGGACTGCCACCGCCGAGACCATCCGCACGCTGCACGGCCATGACGCGGAGGCCAAGCGCAAGGCGCGGCTGCTGACCCTCGCGGGCGTCGTGGGCGCGGTGCTGGTGACGCTGCGCGAGGCGCGCTTCCGCTGGCTGCGCAACATCCCGGACAAGGTGAGCCTCCCGTTCGAGATCCTCGGACGCAAGGCGAGTGACTGGTCGCTGTCATTCGACTTCAGCCTGCTGCTGATTGGCGCCGGCGCGCTGGTGAGCTTCAAGACGGGCTGGTCCATGCTCCTGGGCGCCATCCTCACGTACGGCTTCCTCGCGCCCGAGATGGTGCTGCAGGGCGCCATCCCCGCGGTGACGTTCAAGGCCATCAACAGCTGGGCGCTGTGGACGGGCTCGGCGCTGCTGGTGTCCTCGGGGGTGTTGTCCTTCGCGTTCCAGTGGCGCAGCGTGGCGCGCTCGTTCTCGGCCCTGACGGGGCTGCTGCGTCGCAAGGGCTCGGCCTCGGCGGTGGTGGATCCGCTGGCGGACGTGGAGTGCCCGCCCTCGTGGTTCCCGCTGGGCTTCCTCGTGCTGGGGCCCATCGCCGTGGTGCTGATGGCCTATCTGTTCCAGATTCCGTGGTGGGCCGGCGTGCTCGCGCTGCCGCTCTCCGTGGTGATGGGCATCATTGCGTCGCGCGTGACGGGCGAGACGGACACCACGCCCACCAAGGCGCTGGGCCCCGTGACGCAGCTGATGTTCGGCGCGCTGGCTCCCGGCAACATCGCCGCCAACGTGATGAGCGCCAACGCCACGGGCGGCGTGGGGCTGCATGCCGCGGATCTGCTGACGGACCTCAAGTCGGGTTGGCTGCTGGGCGCCAATCCCCGCCAGCAGTTCTTCGCGCAGCTCTTCGGCGTGGTGGCGGGCGCGGCGGTGGTGGTGCCCGCGTTCCATCTCCTGATTCCCACCGCGGACGTGCTGGGCACCGAGCAGTTCCCGGCGCCCGCCGCCATGGTGTGGGCGAGCGTGTCCAAGCTGCTGGCCACGGGCGTGTCCGCGCTGCATCCCACGGCTCGTATCGGCGCGCTGTGCGGCTCGGCGCTGGGCATCTCGCTGGTGCTGTTGGAGCGCTGGGCGCCGGCGACCCTGAAGCCCTACATTCCTTCCGCTTCGGGCTTCGGGCTGGCCATCGTCCTGCCGGGCTCCAGCTCCATTGCCTTCTTCACGGGCGCGGCCATCGCCGAGGTGCTGCGGCGCACGCGGCCCAAGCTGGCCGAGGCCACGCTGCTGCCGGTGAGCGCGGGCGTCATCGCGGGAGAGAGCCTGTTGGGCATCGCACTGGCCATGGCCAAGGCGCTGGGCGTGATGCCCAAGTGA
- a CDS encoding pirin family protein, with product MGMDEAGPFETVIVPRTRDLGDGFTVRRALPAAQRQMVGPFIFFDQMGPAVFENGHGLDVRPHPHIGLSTVTYLFEGAILHRDSLGSVQRIEPGAVNWMTAGRGIVHSERSPAPERAGGKSLSGIQIWVALPKAQEEREPSFAHFPAASLPVVQEDGVQLRLIAGTHHGLRSPVPTLSELFYVDVVLAAGAEVVLKADHDERAAYVMSGRVEVGAATLEAGSMPVFARKGEVRLRATEPSRVLLFGGEPMDGPRHIVWNFVSSSAARIAQAKEDWKARRFPSVAAETEFIPLPDNLPTPVDYP from the coding sequence ATGGGGATGGATGAGGCTGGGCCGTTCGAGACGGTCATCGTTCCGCGGACGCGGGACCTGGGAGATGGCTTCACCGTCCGGCGCGCGCTGCCCGCGGCGCAGCGGCAGATGGTGGGGCCGTTCATCTTCTTCGATCAGATGGGCCCCGCCGTGTTCGAGAACGGGCACGGGCTGGATGTCCGGCCGCATCCGCACATTGGCCTGTCGACGGTGACGTACCTGTTCGAGGGCGCCATCCTGCATCGCGACAGCCTGGGCAGCGTGCAGCGCATCGAGCCGGGCGCGGTGAACTGGATGACCGCAGGGCGCGGCATCGTCCACTCGGAGCGCTCGCCCGCCCCGGAGCGCGCGGGCGGCAAGTCGCTCTCCGGCATCCAGATCTGGGTGGCGCTGCCCAAGGCGCAAGAGGAGCGCGAGCCGTCGTTCGCGCACTTCCCCGCGGCGTCGCTCCCCGTCGTGCAGGAGGACGGCGTCCAGCTTCGACTCATCGCCGGAACGCATCACGGCCTGCGCTCGCCGGTGCCCACGCTGTCCGAGCTGTTCTACGTGGACGTGGTGCTCGCGGCGGGGGCCGAGGTGGTGCTCAAGGCGGACCATGACGAGCGCGCGGCCTACGTGATGAGCGGTCGCGTGGAGGTGGGCGCCGCGACGCTGGAGGCGGGCTCGATGCCTGTCTTCGCGCGCAAGGGCGAGGTGCGCCTGCGCGCCACCGAGCCCAGTCGCGTGCTCCTGTTCGGCGGTGAGCCGATGGATGGCCCGCGCCACATCGTGTGGAACTTCGTCTCCAGTTCGGCGGCGCGCATCGCGCAGGCCAAGGAGGACTGGAAGGCGCGGCGCTTCCCGTCCGTGGCCGCCGAGACCGAGTTCATCCCGCTGCCCGACAACCTGCCGACCCCGGTCGACTACCCCTGA
- a CDS encoding OsmC family protein: MAHDPDSVLLAAATVESGEGFTQSIRTGVHAFVADEPPSHGGADRGPAPYQLLLGSLGACTAITLKMYAAKKQWDLGTLTVRLKLVREPTGERVERVLRCADTVTAEQRERLLEISGKTPVTVTLLRSMRIDTRFAASAD; this comes from the coding sequence ATGGCGCATGACCCGGACAGTGTGCTGCTCGCCGCCGCGACGGTGGAGAGCGGCGAGGGCTTCACCCAATCCATCCGCACCGGCGTCCATGCGTTCGTCGCGGATGAGCCGCCCTCGCACGGCGGCGCGGACCGAGGCCCCGCGCCCTATCAGCTCCTGCTCGGCTCGCTGGGGGCGTGCACCGCCATCACCTTGAAGATGTACGCGGCGAAGAAGCAGTGGGATCTGGGCACGCTCACCGTGCGGCTGAAGCTGGTGCGCGAGCCCACCGGTGAGCGCGTGGAGCGCGTCCTGCGCTGCGCGGACACCGTGACGGCCGAGCAGCGCGAGCGCCTGCTGGAGATCTCCGGCAAGACGCCCGTCACCGTCACGCTGCTGCGGTCCATGCGCATCGACACGCGGTTCGCCGCGAGCGCGGACTGA